From Phalacrocorax carbo chromosome 6, bPhaCar2.1, whole genome shotgun sequence, a single genomic window includes:
- the SPATA46 gene encoding spermatogenesis-associated protein 46, with the protein MATAPLNLPRHTCSPTALLGSELPAHTCTIYWPWFSPYRYFMGTKGAAQQHLGSPSSLATSTWETEEPSDLLEIVCSSDKLQLPERDRLASGRASITVQGILTASQWQPVPQYSYPCMPCCCVFPTLWSVKTHTQHGSQEGYSCKGYYRRLKGLWEKEHKEQEAAAPRVPV; encoded by the exons ATGGCCACGGCACCGCTAAACCTCCCGCGGCACA cctgcagccccacagccctgctgggcAGCGAGCTCCCTGCCCACACCTGTACCATCTACTGGCCCTGGTTCTCACCCTACAGGTACTTCATGGGCACCAAaggagctgcccagcagcacctgGGCAGCCCCTCCAGCTTGGCCACCAGCACCTGGGAGACTGAGGAGCCCAGTGACCTCTTGGAGATTGTCTGCTCCTCAGACAAGCTCCAGCTCCCTGAGAGGGACAGGTTGGCCAGCGGCAGAGCCAGCATCACTGTCCAGGGCATCCTCACTGCTTCCCAGTGGCAGCCGGTGCCCCAGTACAGCTACCCGTGCATGCCATGCTGCTGTGTCTTCCCAACACTGTGGTCAGTCAAGACCCACACCCAGCACGGCTCCCAAGAGGGCTACAGCTGCAAGGGGTACTACCGCAGGCTCAAGGGCCTGTGGGAGAAGGAGCATAaggagcaggaggctgcagctcccagggtGCCTGTGTAG
- the C6H1orf226 gene encoding LOW QUALITY PROTEIN: uncharacterized protein C1orf226 homolog (The sequence of the model RefSeq protein was modified relative to this genomic sequence to represent the inferred CDS: deleted 1 base in 1 codon; substituted 1 base at 1 genomic stop codon) codes for MLHVCTVHSRMLLGSGHSPRGLWGFWPVQGNSQPGLRGRLSGVSSAEPRLWGPPENPCCFTGAXLIRAPCKSHLCGQHGRSGQRVGMDQSMFENASASTAPTLRPQHVPATAGAPLQPSRPAGSQHLRNLSKAVGAKVNDLLRRKEPAGLPSVGVMEVNASAGAMLGTGQPASEDGAVGLDTFPRLEPPPPVAKKRTPRALKTPQDMLIAPHPAGTSPRTSTEEPPELPAALPNPTEEWPRMRDPSPPECPGFPSMTGTPELSGDQPTSALPVPDLIHKGSLESHWRAGEVTTETSPCTEKASRRPALEHELPGSTGLTEPCAPGREVEGTHPDLLSFE; via the exons ATGTTGCATGTGTGTACAGTGCACAGCAGGATGCTCCTGGGCAGCGGGCACAGCCCCCGGGGTCTTTGGGGATTTTGGCCAGTGCAAGGGAACAGCCAGCCTGGGCTG AGAGGGAGGCTTAGTGGGGTTAGCAGTGCAGAACCTAGGCTGTGGGGGCCCCCAGAGAACCCCTGCTGCTTCACAGGTGCCTGACTGATAAGGGCCCCATGTAAGTCCCATCTCTGTGGGCAGCATGGCAGATCTGGGCAGAGGGTTGGCA TGGACCAGAGCATGTTTGAGAATGCCAGTGCCAGCACAGCACCCACCCTGCGGCCACAGCATGTCCCCGCCACAGCAGGTGCCCCGCTGCAGCCCTCCCGACCCGCTGGCAGCCAGCACCTCCGCAACCTGAGCAAGGCTGTGGGGGCCAAGGTGAACGACCTCCTGCGCCGCAAGGAGCCGGCCGGCCTCCCCAGTGTCGGGGTGATGGAGGTGAATGCCAGCGCCGGGGCCATGCTGGGTACAGGACAGCCAGCCAGCGAGGATGG ggctgtggggctggacaCCTTCCCTCGGCTGGAACCCCCACCCCCTGTCGCCAAGAAGCGGACGCCACGTGCCCTGAAGACCCCGCAGGACATGCTAATTGCGCCGCACCCAGCAGGGACTAGCCCAAGGACCAGCACCGAGGAGCCTCCcgagctgcctgcagccctccccaaccccacagAGGAGTGGCCGAGGATGAGGGACCCATCCCCTCCAGAATGCCCTGGGTTCCCCAGTATGACCGGCACCCCAGAGCTGAGTGGGGACCAGCccacctctgccctccctgtgcCTGACCTCATCCATAAGGGCAGCCTGGAGAGCCACTGGCGAGCAGGAGAGGTGACCACTGAGACCTCACCCTGCACAGAGAAGGCCTCCCGGAGACCAGCATTGGAGCATGAGCTGCCGGGGAGCACAGGGCTGACAGAGCCATGTGCCCCTGGCCGGGAGGTGGAGGGGACCCATCCCGACCTGCTGTCCTTCGAGTAG